A genome region from Fodinibius salicampi includes the following:
- the dnaJ gene encoding molecular chaperone DnaJ has protein sequence MSKRDYYDVLGVSKDASEDEIKKAYRKRAMKFHPDRNSDDPKAEEKFKEASEAYEVLSDSQKRQRYDQYGHQGLNGGSGFGGRGGAGFEDMGFEDIFSRFSDIFGGGDPFGGGQSRGRRSPGQTGSDMKLRIELSLEEIAFGTEKKLKVKKQVKCDACNGTGAETEDDFETCGTCNGMGQVRQVRKTMLGQMVNVQPCPECQGEGRIIKEKCSKCHGEGRYKGKDEIKVRVPSGVSEGNYITMRGQGNAGKRGGDAGDLVILIEEKEHKHFERDGNDIYYDLVLSVPDAILGTEVKVPTLKGKAKIKIDEGIQPGKLLRMKEKGIHGMKRSGIGDQYVRVNVYIPKDLSGEEREHIEALRGNDHFEASNKEDDGKGFFSKIKDVFT, from the coding sequence ATGTCCAAACGCGACTACTACGATGTTTTAGGCGTCAGCAAAGATGCCTCGGAAGATGAAATTAAGAAAGCCTATCGAAAGCGGGCTATGAAGTTTCATCCGGATCGCAATTCGGATGACCCCAAAGCAGAAGAGAAGTTTAAAGAGGCTTCGGAAGCCTATGAAGTACTCAGCGACAGTCAAAAGAGGCAGCGCTACGATCAGTATGGCCATCAAGGCCTGAATGGCGGTAGTGGCTTTGGCGGCCGCGGTGGCGCCGGATTCGAGGATATGGGCTTTGAAGATATCTTCAGCCGGTTCAGCGATATCTTTGGAGGCGGCGATCCTTTTGGCGGGGGACAGTCCCGTGGACGCCGTTCTCCCGGTCAGACCGGCTCGGATATGAAGCTTCGCATTGAGCTGAGCCTTGAAGAAATAGCGTTTGGTACGGAGAAAAAGCTTAAGGTCAAAAAACAGGTGAAATGTGATGCCTGTAACGGTACCGGCGCGGAAACCGAAGACGATTTCGAAACCTGCGGAACCTGCAACGGTATGGGTCAGGTGCGGCAGGTACGCAAAACGATGCTGGGACAAATGGTTAATGTGCAGCCTTGTCCCGAGTGCCAGGGTGAAGGACGTATTATCAAGGAGAAATGTTCGAAATGCCACGGTGAGGGACGGTATAAAGGCAAAGATGAGATAAAAGTGCGTGTCCCTTCCGGCGTTTCCGAAGGCAATTATATTACCATGCGCGGACAGGGTAATGCCGGGAAACGCGGCGGCGATGCCGGCGACCTGGTCATCCTGATCGAAGAGAAAGAGCATAAGCATTTCGAACGGGACGGCAACGATATCTATTACGATCTCGTATTAAGCGTACCGGATGCCATCCTGGGTACCGAGGTGAAAGTGCCTACTCTTAAAGGAAAGGCTAAAATTAAGATTGATGAAGGTATTCAGCCCGGCAAGCTGCTGCGGATGAAAGAGAAAGGTATCCACGGCATGAAGCGATCGGGCATTGGCGACCAGTATGTACGGGTTAATGTCTACATTCCTAAAGATCTGTCTGGCGAGGAGCGTGAACATATCGAAGCTCTGAGAGGAAACGACCACTTTGAGGCTTCCAATAAAGAAGACGACGGCAAAGGCTTCTTCTCCAAGATAAAAGACGTATTCACTTAG
- a CDS encoding ATP-grasp domain-containing protein, with amino-acid sequence MKKCAFLSMDSLEDYECYDHLLFEPFQKYGWSAEEISWRNRQANWDQYEAVIIRSPWDYQQDPKAFFEVLKEIEASSALLENKLELVEWNIDKTYLRDLEEQGITIVPSLWEERFDNGTYMDSFKRLSSDEIIVKPTISAGAEDTFRIPKDRADEYTGQLQSTFADRPYIVQPFMPDIIKEGEFSLFYFGDTYSHTVLKTPKKDDFRVQEEHGGVLKLVEAEPEMRQISRKILDLITPQPLYARIDLVRHENGFALMELELIEPSLYFNMDPQSPERFAKVFDEWMRNQ; translated from the coding sequence ATGAAAAAGTGTGCTTTTCTGTCCATGGACAGCCTCGAGGATTATGAATGTTACGACCACCTCCTTTTTGAACCGTTCCAAAAGTACGGGTGGTCGGCCGAAGAGATCTCCTGGCGCAATAGGCAGGCGAACTGGGACCAGTACGAGGCCGTCATCATCCGTAGTCCGTGGGATTACCAGCAGGATCCTAAAGCCTTCTTTGAGGTACTGAAAGAGATTGAGGCCTCCTCCGCCCTTCTGGAAAACAAGCTGGAACTGGTAGAATGGAATATCGACAAAACCTATCTGCGCGATCTCGAGGAACAGGGCATTACCATCGTCCCCAGCCTGTGGGAAGAGCGTTTTGACAATGGGACCTACATGGATTCGTTTAAGCGTCTGTCATCGGATGAAATTATTGTTAAACCCACCATCAGCGCCGGGGCTGAAGATACGTTTCGCATCCCGAAAGACCGGGCGGACGAATATACCGGTCAGCTGCAATCTACCTTTGCCGACCGGCCGTACATCGTTCAGCCTTTTATGCCGGATATCATCAAAGAGGGAGAATTTTCACTCTTCTATTTTGGTGATACCTATAGCCATACCGTGCTCAAGACGCCTAAAAAGGATGATTTCCGGGTGCAGGAAGAACACGGGGGCGTGCTGAAACTGGTGGAAGCCGAACCGGAGATGCGGCAAATATCCCGTAAGATACTGGATCTCATTACCCCGCAGCCGCTATACGCGCGAATAGACCTGGTGCGTCACGAAAACGGCTTTGCTCTCATGGAGCTGGAGCTCATCGAGCCTTCCCTGTACTTTAATATGGATCCCCAGTCACCGGAACGCTTTGCCAAAGTTTTCGACGAGTGGATGAGGAATCAGTGA
- a CDS encoding HU family DNA-binding protein yields MAISIKAIEKGEPGVAGGGETKWYASANATGDININELSELIEMISTVSDIDISGVLKSFIKVVPRELAAGNIVRLGDLGYLRVSISSEGHDSEDEVGPNSVIGRRIIFTPGPELKKMLHNLEFKKINGEAS; encoded by the coding sequence ATGGCTATTTCAATCAAAGCTATAGAGAAAGGCGAACCGGGAGTTGCGGGTGGAGGCGAGACCAAATGGTATGCTTCTGCTAATGCAACCGGTGATATTAATATTAATGAACTCTCTGAACTTATTGAGATGATCAGTACGGTCAGTGATATTGATATTTCCGGGGTCTTAAAAAGCTTTATCAAAGTCGTGCCCCGCGAGTTGGCAGCGGGCAATATTGTACGGCTTGGTGACCTGGGATACCTTCGCGTGAGTATTAGCAGTGAGGGACATGACTCCGAAGACGAAGTGGGGCCCAACAGCGTAATCGGCCGCCGTATCATCTTTACACCGGGACCGGAACTCAAGAAGATGCTTCATAATCTTGAATTCAAAAAGATAAACGGTGAAGCTTCGTAA
- a CDS encoding S41 family peptidase, with protein sequence MSLSKASMSQINEELEKIAAAKGVIFDLRGYPNSNHQVISHLLSEPDTSNQWFKTPKYIYPDQKKLLGYKKSGWKLEPAKPHIQGKVVFLTDARAVSYAEAFLSFIAHYDLAEIVGQPTGGVNGVTNALRLPGGYSTTWTGQKVVKLDGSQHHMIGIQPTVPVRKTIEGVRNGRDEFLEKALEIVRQ encoded by the coding sequence GTGAGTTTGAGCAAAGCCTCAATGAGTCAGATTAATGAAGAGCTGGAGAAGATAGCCGCAGCTAAAGGCGTTATTTTTGACCTGCGGGGATATCCGAACTCCAATCACCAGGTTATCAGTCATCTTTTGAGCGAGCCGGACACCTCGAATCAATGGTTTAAAACTCCTAAATACATTTATCCGGACCAGAAGAAACTTCTGGGATACAAAAAGTCGGGATGGAAGCTGGAGCCAGCTAAACCGCACATTCAGGGCAAGGTCGTCTTCCTGACCGATGCACGTGCCGTTAGTTATGCAGAAGCATTTCTGAGCTTTATTGCCCATTACGACCTGGCTGAAATTGTCGGTCAACCCACAGGGGGAGTCAACGGCGTCACAAACGCATTGCGCCTTCCCGGGGGATATTCCACGACCTGGACTGGGCAGAAAGTTGTAAAACTCGACGGTTCGCAGCATCATATGATTGGCATACAACCAACTGTACCCGTGAGGAAAACGATCGAGGGCGTCAGGAACGGCCGGGATGAATTTCTAGAAAAAGCGCTAGAAATTGTACGCCAATAA
- a CDS encoding M56 family metallopeptidase, with product MISYLIYSTICLGLVLLFYHAVLAREKIYQINRGYLLVGLLFSLTVPFMPFGIADSLLTLGSNTEISQILPGGIENTNAKSVHQVTDNPTEENSASHTSYVEWITPFIFWVYGIVTLILSIRMIRHFYCMQLKSMKNPATSFKGHKVVLVDKEVVPHTFWKTIFVNKEQYENKEISEEVMIHELIHAEQNHSLDILIVEILKTIWWFNPVLYFYKKAIQVNHEYIADDEVLSNGTDIADYQTLLLKMRTAKSAHYLSTSLNFNITKKRFQMMTLSHSTYRSSLKLALIIPFFVLLGITFGCEPASMESDNQIEDIVSVEIVDAETIKLNGETVSASQFESAFSELSINPDQIIIDFEVHENVPTGLVTDVQKILRENGTLRINYSTVQSNDSQPREAWSPRPDSRNVLSILINEAGQLLINKEPATLS from the coding sequence ATGATTTCTTACCTGATATACTCAACAATATGCCTGGGATTAGTCCTCCTGTTTTATCATGCTGTTCTTGCAAGGGAAAAAATATATCAGATCAATCGCGGGTATCTGCTTGTCGGCCTTCTATTTTCATTGACCGTCCCATTTATGCCCTTTGGAATAGCTGACTCTTTATTAACCTTAGGCAGCAATACTGAAATATCACAAATACTTCCAGGTGGAATTGAGAACACCAATGCTAAGTCTGTTCATCAGGTTACGGATAATCCGACAGAAGAAAATTCTGCAAGCCACACCTCATACGTTGAATGGATTACTCCATTCATTTTTTGGGTTTACGGTATTGTGACACTGATCCTGTCTATTCGAATGATTCGACATTTTTATTGCATGCAACTTAAGTCAATGAAGAATCCAGCTACCTCTTTTAAAGGTCACAAAGTGGTTTTGGTAGATAAGGAAGTAGTCCCCCACACATTTTGGAAAACCATATTTGTAAATAAAGAGCAGTACGAAAATAAAGAAATAAGCGAAGAGGTAATGATTCATGAACTCATCCATGCCGAACAAAATCATTCTTTGGATATTCTCATCGTAGAGATTTTGAAAACCATCTGGTGGTTTAATCCCGTCCTGTACTTTTATAAAAAAGCAATCCAGGTCAATCACGAATATATTGCAGACGATGAGGTCTTGTCTAATGGTACGGATATAGCAGACTACCAGACCTTATTACTAAAAATGCGAACCGCTAAATCAGCTCACTATCTTAGCACCAGTCTAAATTTTAACATTACAAAGAAGAGGTTCCAGATGATGACTCTTAGCCACTCAACATACCGTTCTTCCTTAAAATTAGCATTGATTATACCATTCTTTGTTCTTCTTGGCATCACTTTTGGTTGTGAACCAGCCAGTATGGAATCAGATAATCAAATTGAAGATATAGTAAGCGTGGAAATAGTAGACGCTGAAACCATAAAACTGAATGGCGAAACTGTTTCGGCTTCTCAGTTTGAATCTGCGTTTTCTGAACTGTCAATAAATCCCGATCAGATAATTATTGATTTTGAAGTGCATGAGAATGTCCCCACGGGTTTGGTTACGGACGTACAAAAAATCCTCCGTGAAAATGGCACCCTGAGAATTAATTATTCCACTGTGCAATCAAATGATAGCCAGCCCAGGGAGGCTTGGAGCCCCAGACCAGATAGTCGTAATGTCCTGAGCATACTCATTAATGAAGCGGGACAGTTGCTAATTAATAAAGAACCCGCCACGCTTTCTTAA
- a CDS encoding BlaI/MecI/CopY family transcriptional regulator, whose product MKLSQSEEQLMQYLWELEKAFLSDLLEKYPEPKPASSTVATLLKRMQDKGYIDYEQMGRSRRYYPLVKKSDYFSKHINSLIKKYFNDSPSTFASFFTKETNLSEEELEELQDIINKELKKRDQ is encoded by the coding sequence ATGAAGCTATCGCAATCAGAAGAACAGTTGATGCAGTATCTCTGGGAACTTGAGAAGGCATTCTTAAGTGACCTGCTCGAAAAATATCCCGAACCCAAACCAGCCAGCAGTACGGTCGCAACCTTACTGAAAAGAATGCAGGACAAAGGCTATATCGATTATGAGCAGATGGGACGTTCACGAAGATACTATCCGCTGGTAAAAAAGTCAGACTACTTCTCGAAGCACATAAATAGTCTGATTAAGAAATATTTTAATGATTCTCCCTCGACCTTTGCTTCTTTTTTCACGAAAGAAACTAACTTATCAGAGGAAGAACTGGAGGAGCTTCAGGACATTATCAACAAAGAACTTAAAAAGAGAGATCAATGA
- a CDS encoding alpha/beta hydrolase: MNAQQRMLGRYDIEAESQFIDIPSVGGRAHVLIAGVGPAVVMVNGIGTPGAMWAPLMAELNEFSLYAVDLPGFGLTDTTDTFSENLKDNAIRFLSEVLDELELESPFFIANSLGALWTSWLILDQPNRVSALVYIGCPALVLDTSAPLPMRLLAVKGLGSLLTRLQSPSEKQVEQLSKMVKEYPLVPELADLLLKTEQLPEFRQTFLSMLNTLLRLRGGRPEMMLTAGQLARIDKPTLLFWGKNDPFGSPKVGKRMSEIMPAAELHTVEGGHAPWLKQSKQIGPTISRFLHQHGE, from the coding sequence ATGAATGCGCAACAGCGGATGCTCGGTCGCTATGACATTGAAGCGGAGTCACAATTCATCGATATCCCTTCTGTTGGCGGACGTGCCCACGTTCTGATTGCAGGTGTAGGGCCGGCTGTGGTTATGGTTAATGGTATAGGAACGCCCGGTGCTATGTGGGCTCCCCTGATGGCAGAACTCAATGAATTTTCTTTGTATGCCGTTGATTTGCCCGGCTTCGGTCTTACCGATACCACCGATACATTCTCTGAAAACCTTAAGGATAATGCTATTCGCTTCCTCAGCGAAGTTCTGGATGAACTTGAGCTGGAATCTCCTTTTTTTATAGCCAATTCTTTGGGTGCGTTATGGACAAGCTGGCTGATTTTGGACCAACCCAATAGGGTCTCGGCCCTGGTATACATTGGATGCCCCGCCCTGGTACTTGATACTTCCGCTCCCCTACCGATGCGCCTCCTTGCGGTTAAAGGCCTCGGATCATTGCTGACTAGACTGCAGTCCCCATCAGAAAAACAGGTGGAACAGCTGAGTAAAATGGTTAAAGAATATCCCCTTGTACCTGAGTTAGCAGATCTTCTCCTTAAAACCGAACAGCTGCCGGAATTTCGCCAAACGTTTCTCTCCATGCTTAATACCTTGCTTCGTTTGCGGGGCGGTCGACCCGAAATGATGCTGACGGCCGGACAGCTTGCCCGGATTGATAAACCAACCCTGCTCTTTTGGGGAAAGAATGACCCCTTTGGGTCACCGAAGGTAGGAAAAAGGATGTCAGAGATTATGCCCGCGGCCGAGCTGCATACAGTCGAAGGAGGCCATGCGCCATGGCTGAAGCAATCAAAACAGATCGGCCCGACCATCTCCCGCTTCTTACATCAACACGGGGAGTAA
- a CDS encoding class I SAM-dependent methyltransferase — MKTEIKQHYNENLGSKPPQNYERFFVPTIGEPVAKDLIRKAELKAGERVLDVACGTGIIARLALKKVGSKGAVTGLDINPGMLAVARSITKDLPIKWHEANAEKIPFEDQSFDVVICQLSLQFMENRTAALQQMHRVLVPGGRLLLNVPGPAGEPFAIMAEAMERNISPEAKHFVDQVFALNDTEDIRQLIHNAGFRNVDIQAKNKALSLPAPKDFLWQYIYSTPLAGVLAEANEKAKTSLEEDVVNKWQEFVDEDDNAFIYEQRIVTVSAQK; from the coding sequence ATGAAGACAGAAATAAAACAACACTACAATGAAAACCTTGGCTCAAAACCACCCCAAAACTATGAGCGTTTCTTTGTCCCAACCATCGGCGAACCGGTGGCAAAAGATCTGATCCGAAAGGCAGAACTCAAGGCGGGCGAACGGGTACTGGATGTCGCCTGCGGCACCGGAATTATAGCCCGGCTGGCTTTAAAGAAAGTTGGCAGTAAAGGAGCGGTAACAGGACTGGATATTAATCCCGGAATGCTGGCGGTAGCCCGATCAATTACGAAGGATTTGCCCATAAAGTGGCATGAGGCCAATGCCGAAAAAATACCGTTTGAGGATCAATCCTTTGATGTGGTTATTTGCCAGTTAAGTCTACAGTTTATGGAAAACAGAACGGCTGCGCTGCAGCAGATGCATCGCGTTCTAGTTCCCGGCGGACGTCTTCTCCTGAACGTCCCAGGTCCTGCAGGGGAACCCTTTGCCATTATGGCCGAGGCAATGGAGCGAAACATTAGTCCCGAAGCCAAACACTTTGTAGACCAGGTATTTGCGCTCAATGATACCGAAGATATCCGGCAGCTCATCCATAACGCTGGATTTCGCAATGTGGATATACAAGCAAAGAACAAGGCGTTATCTCTCCCCGCCCCGAAAGATTTCCTCTGGCAATATATTTATAGTACACCTCTGGCTGGCGTTTTAGCGGAAGCGAATGAAAAGGCAAAAACTTCACTGGAGGAGGATGTGGTCAATAAGTGGCAGGAGTTCGTAGATGAGGATGACAATGCTTTTATCTATGAGCAGCGCATTGTTACGGTAAGTGCCCAGAAGTGA
- a CDS encoding alpha/beta fold hydrolase: protein MMNPVRSTHEKEKQTSANRNRTQLTAALPVTEHQLNLSGVSTAVLIGGEGSPMILLHGPGESSVWWMRVIPKLIKDNRVIVPDLPGHGESKVNKGFLDTGLVFDWLSDLIKQTCPSPPILVGNILGGSIGVRFAVNHGNQISRLVLVNSLGLGKFRPKPSFAFRLMRFMLWPTEKNFSRFFPHCMYDVDNLRQGMGKYWDPFVAYNLECARDKERSDALQFMMKNLGIPKIPDKELQRINVPTALIWGRHDKANKLKIAQAASKKFGWPLQVIEETRDDPKLERPNAFTNALHNLINNSSSS from the coding sequence ATGATGAATCCAGTACGTTCCACACATGAAAAAGAGAAACAGACCTCTGCAAATAGAAACCGCACACAGCTTACGGCAGCTCTCCCCGTAACAGAGCATCAGCTTAATTTATCCGGAGTTTCAACAGCTGTACTTATAGGTGGCGAAGGATCTCCAATGATATTGCTGCATGGTCCGGGTGAGTCGTCCGTCTGGTGGATGCGCGTCATTCCAAAACTGATAAAGGATAACCGGGTAATCGTACCCGACCTGCCCGGACACGGAGAATCCAAAGTCAATAAAGGATTCCTGGATACCGGCCTCGTATTCGACTGGCTCAGCGATCTGATCAAACAAACCTGCCCCTCTCCTCCTATCCTGGTGGGTAACATTCTTGGCGGATCCATTGGAGTCCGCTTTGCAGTCAACCATGGAAATCAGATCAGTCGATTGGTGCTCGTCAATTCACTTGGACTTGGAAAGTTCAGGCCAAAACCCAGCTTTGCTTTTAGATTAATGCGCTTCATGCTCTGGCCAACCGAGAAAAACTTTAGCCGTTTCTTCCCGCACTGCATGTATGATGTAGATAATCTGCGCCAAGGCATGGGTAAATACTGGGATCCCTTTGTGGCATATAATCTTGAATGCGCTCGTGACAAAGAACGCAGCGATGCTTTACAATTCATGATGAAAAACCTCGGCATCCCAAAGATTCCTGATAAAGAACTCCAAAGAATTAATGTACCTACGGCCCTGATTTGGGGACGACATGACAAAGCGAACAAGCTTAAAATTGCCCAAGCTGCCAGCAAAAAATTCGGATGGCCACTGCAGGTTATTGAAGAAACCCGGGATGATCCTAAGCTGGAGCGTCCTAACGCATTTACGAATGCACTTCACAATCTTATAAACAATTCTTCCTCATCCTGA
- a CDS encoding LuxR family transcriptional regulator codes for MAKDNTLKQGRQAFRQQAWADAYISLSAADEETVLSAEDLELLAKAAYLIGKESKCTEIWARAHQKFLDQNDTERAACSAFWLGMVLFNRGERAQGNGWMARAERLIKEHKKECAEQGLLLIPRGLQQLRQGNGEAAHKVFRQAAKIGTRFNNPDLQTLGRLGSGQALIQQNKIEEGTTLLDEAMVNVISNELSPIVAGIVYCAVIETCQKIYDLQRAQEWTDALSRWCDAQPDLVPYRGQCLVRRAEILQLHGRWSDAMNEVQRACQLKQISSPPATGEAFYRQAELHRLQGHYPKAEKAYQDTSKWGRSPQPGLALLRLAQGDIDAAQTAIHHVEEETKERMARSRILPAYVEIMLASQELQTAKEKASELSDITTKIGAPYLKAIAARAQGSVLLENSKPGTALKKLRQSWSLLKQFEASYESARTQVLIGLACRRIGDEDTAVMEFRAAREIFEQLGAEPDLFKVNSLIKKELPKNTHGLTPRELEVLRILVTGKTNKDIAKELYISERTVDRHVSNILGKLNVETRAAATAYAYEHDLM; via the coding sequence ATGGCCAAAGACAATACACTTAAACAGGGGCGTCAGGCATTTCGTCAGCAGGCGTGGGCTGATGCATATATATCTCTGTCTGCTGCGGATGAAGAAACCGTTCTTAGTGCTGAAGATCTCGAGCTTTTGGCAAAAGCTGCATACCTGATCGGAAAAGAATCAAAATGTACCGAAATATGGGCACGGGCCCATCAAAAGTTTTTGGATCAGAATGATACTGAGCGGGCAGCCTGCAGTGCGTTCTGGCTGGGGATGGTGCTCTTTAATCGGGGGGAACGTGCTCAGGGCAACGGCTGGATGGCCCGGGCAGAGCGATTGATCAAAGAGCATAAAAAGGAATGCGCTGAGCAGGGGCTTCTGCTGATACCCCGTGGACTTCAACAACTTCGTCAAGGGAACGGTGAGGCTGCTCATAAAGTTTTCAGACAGGCTGCGAAGATCGGAACTCGTTTCAATAATCCGGACCTTCAAACACTGGGCAGGTTAGGCAGTGGACAAGCGTTAATCCAGCAAAATAAAATAGAAGAAGGGACAACACTGCTTGACGAGGCGATGGTGAACGTTATTTCCAATGAACTCTCGCCCATCGTTGCCGGAATTGTTTACTGTGCCGTCATCGAAACATGCCAAAAAATTTATGATTTGCAGCGCGCCCAGGAATGGACAGATGCCCTGAGCCGATGGTGTGATGCTCAGCCGGACCTGGTTCCCTATCGCGGACAGTGCCTGGTGCGCCGTGCTGAAATCCTGCAATTACATGGCAGATGGTCGGATGCCATGAATGAAGTCCAACGGGCTTGCCAGCTCAAACAAATTTCAAGTCCGCCCGCTACCGGGGAAGCTTTTTACAGGCAAGCCGAGCTCCACCGGCTGCAGGGCCATTATCCCAAAGCGGAAAAAGCATACCAGGATACCAGCAAGTGGGGCCGAAGTCCACAACCCGGCCTGGCTCTTTTAAGGCTGGCTCAAGGCGATATCGACGCTGCCCAAACAGCAATCCACCATGTGGAAGAGGAAACCAAGGAACGGATGGCTCGCTCAAGAATACTACCTGCATATGTGGAAATTATGCTTGCCTCACAGGAATTGCAGACCGCTAAAGAAAAAGCCAGTGAGCTTTCAGACATTACCACTAAGATCGGAGCTCCTTATCTGAAGGCCATAGCTGCACGAGCCCAGGGAAGCGTTCTTCTTGAAAACTCAAAACCCGGGACCGCACTTAAAAAATTACGTCAATCCTGGTCCCTGCTGAAACAGTTTGAGGCCTCTTATGAATCTGCCCGGACACAGGTACTTATCGGACTTGCCTGTCGCAGGATTGGAGATGAAGACACTGCCGTTATGGAGTTTAGAGCTGCCCGGGAGATATTTGAACAACTTGGGGCCGAGCCTGACCTTTTCAAGGTCAATTCGCTCATCAAAAAAGAGTTACCTAAAAACACTCACGGACTGACGCCACGTGAACTGGAAGTACTCCGTATTCTTGTTACCGGCAAAACCAATAAGGATATCGCCAAAGAGCTGTACATCAGCGAACGGACGGTAGACCGCCATGTTAGCAACATCCTGGGCAAGCTTAATGTGGAAACCCGCGCTGCCGCCACTGCTTATGCCTATGAACATGATCTGATGTGA
- a CDS encoding RDD family protein yields the protein MSQSYAGLWIRVKAFSADYLVISLYIAFLVAISILIQSVNHRILQPLFGNPLSGQLSGFVLITLPVTLYFTISESSSHQATWGKRWQAIKVVHNNGERLSRIRALGRTALKFIPWELAHTCIWQMSDSNQEPSPIILIGFILVWILVGIYLLTLLLSSKKQTLYDQFTNVLVVRN from the coding sequence TTGTCACAGTCATATGCAGGTTTATGGATTCGAGTAAAGGCATTTTCTGCTGATTACCTTGTAATCTCTCTTTATATTGCTTTTTTGGTTGCCATAAGTATTCTCATCCAATCGGTTAATCACAGAATATTGCAGCCTTTATTCGGTAATCCTTTATCAGGTCAGTTATCTGGATTTGTTTTGATTACGTTACCTGTCACTCTTTATTTCACAATCTCAGAATCCTCATCTCATCAGGCGACATGGGGAAAGCGCTGGCAAGCAATAAAAGTGGTTCACAATAACGGGGAAAGGTTGAGTCGGATACGAGCTTTGGGCCGAACAGCGTTAAAATTCATTCCATGGGAACTGGCACATACTTGCATTTGGCAAATGAGTGATAGCAACCAAGAGCCCAGTCCAATAATCCTAATCGGTTTTATTCTTGTTTGGATATTGGTTGGTATCTATCTGCTGACTCTTTTGTTAAGTTCAAAAAAACAAACACTCTATGACCAATTTACAAACGTGTTAGTAGTAAGAAACTAA